One part of the Candidatus Sericytochromatia bacterium genome encodes these proteins:
- a CDS encoding nucleotidyltransferase domain-containing protein codes for MRLTSGQVDTILTEVARVLGPEARVWLYGSRLQDSARGGDVDLLIELTARPSLPQLAGLYERLEERLGLPCDLQLRVTGEPVTAFQQFVTQQAVRLEPAA; via the coding sequence TTGCGGCTCACGTCTGGCCAGGTCGACACCATCTTGACCGAGGTGGCTCGGGTATTGGGGCCCGAGGCCCGGGTCTGGCTGTATGGCTCTCGGCTCCAGGACAGCGCCCGCGGTGGCGATGTCGATCTGCTGATCGAGCTGACGGCGCGCCCTTCGCTCCCGCAACTGGCCGGGCTGTATGAGCGCCTCGAGGAGCGACTGGGCTTGCCTTGCGACCTTCAGCTACGCGTGACCGGAGAGCCTGTCACGGCCTTCCAGCAGTTCGTGACCCAGCAGGCCGTCCGTCTGGAGCCCGCGGCGTGA